One window from the genome of Thermaerobacter marianensis DSM 12885 encodes:
- a CDS encoding ABC transporter ATP-binding protein: MAVAEPRVRTAEPLVKVEGLKKYFPITRGLLSRTVGYVRAVDGVSLEIHPGETFGLVGESGCGKSTLARLVLRLIPATEGRVWFDGQDLFALPPAAMRKMRRQMQIIFQDPFGSLNPRFTVADIIGEPLRVHGMRRRADRDRRVAELMEMVGLNPAWRHRFPHQFSGGQRQRIGIARAIALNPRFVVADEAVSSLDVSVQAQILNLLADLQERLGLTYLFIAHGLNVVRHVSTRVGVMYLGQLVEVAPVDELFSHPAHPYTAALLSAVPVPHPRRRRERIVLQGDVPSPANPPAGCRFHPRCPFAQPRCREERPVLRTLTSGHAVACHFPLE; this comes from the coding sequence ATGGCGGTGGCGGAACCTCGGGTTCGGACGGCAGAGCCGCTGGTCAAGGTGGAGGGGCTGAAGAAATACTTCCCCATCACCCGGGGCCTGTTGTCCCGCACGGTGGGCTACGTGCGGGCGGTCGACGGCGTATCCCTGGAGATCCACCCCGGGGAGACCTTCGGCCTGGTGGGGGAGTCGGGGTGCGGCAAGTCGACCCTGGCCCGTTTGGTGTTGCGCCTGATCCCGGCCACGGAGGGGCGGGTGTGGTTCGACGGCCAGGACCTGTTCGCCCTGCCGCCGGCGGCCATGCGCAAGATGCGACGGCAGATGCAGATCATCTTCCAGGACCCCTTCGGCTCTCTCAACCCGCGGTTCACCGTGGCGGACATCATCGGCGAACCCCTGCGGGTGCACGGCATGCGCCGCCGGGCAGATCGGGACCGGCGGGTGGCCGAGTTGATGGAGATGGTCGGCCTGAACCCCGCCTGGCGCCACCGCTTCCCCCACCAGTTCTCTGGCGGCCAGCGCCAGCGCATCGGCATCGCCCGGGCCATCGCCCTGAACCCGCGGTTCGTGGTGGCGGATGAGGCTGTCTCGTCCCTGGACGTGTCGGTCCAGGCCCAGATCCTCAACCTGCTGGCCGACCTGCAGGAGCGCCTGGGGCTGACGTACCTCTTCATCGCCCACGGGCTCAACGTGGTGCGCCACGTGTCCACCCGGGTGGGGGTCATGTACCTGGGCCAGCTGGTGGAGGTGGCGCCGGTGGACGAGCTGTTCAGCCATCCGGCCCACCCGTATACGGCGGCTTTGCTTTCGGCGGTGCCCGTGCCCCATCCCCGGCGGCGGCGGGAGCGCATCGTGCTCCAGGGGGACGTGCCCTCGCCGGCCAACCCGCCCGCGGGGTGCCGGTTCCACCCGCGGTGCCCCTTTGCCCAGCCGCGGTGCCGGGAGGAGAGGCCGGTGCTGCGGACCCTGACCTCCGGCCACGCCGTGGCATGCCACTTCCCGCTGGAGTGA
- a CDS encoding ABC transporter permease — translation MRRYVIQRLALMLVSIWAVVTLTFVMMHAIPGNPFADPRLRPEILALMMDKYGLNDPLWEQYLRYWGNLLQGDLGVSLKNIGQSVNRMIAEGFPWSAWIGGQALIFALAVGLTLGTIAALNRNRWPDYAAMVIAVLGVSVPSFVIAVFAQWLFAVKLNWVPVLWNGTWQTSILPSLALGGTMLATLVRMMRTQMLDVMGQDYINTARAKGLSQGEVIWRHALRNAILPIVTILGPLVAGILTGTVVIEAIFGIPGLGKYYVESVYQRDYPLILGTTVFYFIFLIVANFLVDLSYGIIDPRIRLTNRARG, via the coding sequence GTGCGCCGTTACGTGATCCAACGGTTGGCGCTGATGCTGGTGTCCATCTGGGCCGTGGTGACCCTCACCTTCGTGATGATGCACGCCATTCCAGGCAACCCCTTTGCAGACCCGCGGCTACGCCCCGAGATCCTGGCCCTGATGATGGACAAGTACGGCCTCAACGACCCGCTCTGGGAGCAGTACCTGCGCTACTGGGGTAACCTGCTCCAGGGTGACCTGGGCGTGTCCTTGAAGAACATCGGCCAGAGCGTCAACCGCATGATCGCCGAAGGCTTCCCGTGGTCGGCGTGGATCGGTGGCCAGGCGCTCATCTTCGCCCTGGCGGTGGGTCTCACGCTCGGCACCATTGCGGCCCTCAACCGGAACCGTTGGCCCGACTACGCGGCTATGGTCATCGCGGTGCTGGGCGTGTCGGTGCCCAGCTTCGTCATTGCCGTATTCGCCCAGTGGCTCTTTGCCGTGAAGCTCAACTGGGTCCCGGTGCTGTGGAACGGGACGTGGCAGACCTCCATCCTGCCGTCCCTGGCCCTGGGTGGCACCATGCTGGCCACGCTGGTGCGCATGATGCGGACCCAGATGCTGGATGTGATGGGTCAGGATTATATCAACACCGCGCGGGCCAAAGGCCTCTCCCAGGGTGAGGTCATCTGGCGGCACGCCCTGCGCAATGCCATCCTGCCCATCGTGACCATTCTCGGCCCGCTGGTGGCCGGCATCCTGACGGGCACCGTGGTCATCGAGGCCATCTTTGGCATTCCCGGCCTTGGCAAGTATTACGTTGAGAGCGTTTATCAAAGGGACTATCCCTTGATCTTGGGTACCACGGTGTTCTACTTCATCTTCCTGATCGTCGCCAACTTCCTGGTCGACCTGTCCTACGGGATCATCGACCCGCGCATCCGGCTGACGAACCGGGCCAGGGGGTGA
- a CDS encoding ABC transporter ATP-binding protein, with protein sequence MAKGGAGTVAVPAGGAAGAQDEAAPGERPLLEVRNLKRYFDVGRGAVLKAVDGVSFSLRRGEVLGLVGESGCGKSTVGRTIVRLYDPTEGQVLFDGQDVHKLAGKDLMRFRRRAQMIFQDPYASLNPRMLVSEIIGEALDLHGMVKSRKERTERIHELLNLVGLNRDHANRFPHEFSGGQRQRIGIARALAVKPEFIVADEPISALDVSIQAQIVNLMTDLKEQFGLTYIFIAHDLSMVKHISDRVAVMYLGQIMELAPSDELYHRPQHPYTQALLSAVPIPDPHVERTRERIVLKGDVPSPVNPPRGCPFSTRCPLAEKICFEARPPLEEIAPGHWAACHLVKGTNAAA encoded by the coding sequence ATGGCCAAGGGCGGAGCCGGAACGGTGGCGGTGCCGGCAGGGGGCGCGGCCGGCGCGCAGGACGAGGCGGCCCCGGGTGAGCGGCCGCTGCTGGAAGTCCGGAACCTCAAGCGCTACTTCGACGTGGGCCGCGGAGCCGTCCTCAAGGCGGTGGATGGCGTCTCCTTCAGTCTGCGGCGGGGTGAAGTCCTCGGCCTGGTGGGCGAGTCGGGTTGCGGCAAGTCCACGGTGGGCCGTACCATCGTGCGCCTGTACGACCCCACCGAGGGGCAGGTGCTTTTCGACGGGCAGGACGTGCACAAGCTGGCCGGCAAGGACCTGATGCGCTTCCGCCGCCGCGCCCAGATGATCTTCCAGGACCCCTATGCCTCCCTGAACCCGCGCATGCTGGTGTCGGAGATCATCGGCGAGGCCCTGGACCTGCACGGGATGGTGAAGAGCCGCAAGGAGCGGACCGAGCGCATCCACGAGCTCTTGAACCTGGTCGGCCTGAACCGGGACCACGCCAACCGCTTCCCCCACGAGTTCTCCGGTGGGCAGCGGCAGCGCATCGGCATCGCCCGGGCGCTGGCGGTGAAGCCGGAGTTCATCGTGGCCGACGAGCCCATCTCGGCCCTGGACGTGTCCATCCAGGCCCAGATAGTCAACCTGATGACGGACCTGAAGGAGCAGTTCGGGCTGACGTACATCTTCATCGCCCACGACCTGTCCATGGTGAAGCACATCAGCGACCGGGTGGCGGTGATGTACCTGGGCCAGATCATGGAGCTGGCGCCCAGCGACGAGCTCTACCACCGGCCCCAGCATCCGTACACCCAGGCGCTGCTCTCCGCGGTGCCCATCCCCGACCCTCACGTGGAGCGCACCCGCGAGCGCATCGTGCTCAAGGGCGACGTGCCCAGCCCGGTGAACCCGCCCCGGGGCTGCCCCTTCAGCACCCGCTGCCCCCTGGCGGAGAAGATCTGCTTCGAGGCGCGGCCGCCGCTGGAGGAGATCGCGCCCGGCCACTGGGCGGCCTGCCACCTGGTCAAGGGGACGAACGCGGCCGCGTGA
- a CDS encoding peptide-binding protein → MLRKARLGTALALLLVVALVLVACGQGGGQGPAQGEGGQQQSAEGEQSRPQKGGTLTVGTFSDIITINPLFIDDVPSQEVANLVLASLYDVDPQANVIVSDTSLAAELPQISEDGLSYTVKLKDTPKWTDGRPVTAEDVAWTIEMYANPEVGSPAIASFDKVDKVEVVDPQTVRVTLKQVYAPFLYTLAELQPLPKHVFEGVAPKDLQKQPYGTDPSKTVTNGPWKWTEWTQKQYVTLERNENYWGPEPYIDRVVFKIYADQNTLAQAMLNREIDILPGVDVKTLPALQGQSGIQIVEAPGPVYDYLGFNFKPENFPDGFVPWASQKTRQAIAYAINRQGMVDSILKGHGQLLNGPFLPGSWADAGTAVNYEYNVEKAKQLLAEDGWQPGPDGILQKDGRKFEFTLQTNAGNERREQVAAVIQQNLKDVGIKVNIETLDFSSWVENYILPGKFQAILIGWRLALDPDAESIFSSKYVPPNGQNAGWYKNEQIDQLWVEGYSTTDQEERKQVYAEIARLISQDLPYVFLYTQNVIAAYSDRVQWQEADKPVLTLPDGWQYNMEKWWLSDAQGGQ, encoded by the coding sequence GTGCTTCGCAAGGCCCGACTTGGGACGGCGTTGGCCTTGTTGCTGGTGGTGGCTCTGGTGCTTGTGGCATGCGGCCAGGGCGGCGGCCAGGGGCCTGCCCAGGGTGAGGGCGGGCAGCAGCAGTCCGCCGAGGGCGAGCAGTCCCGCCCCCAGAAGGGCGGTACCCTGACGGTCGGTACCTTCTCGGACATCATCACCATCAATCCGCTGTTCATCGACGACGTCCCGTCCCAGGAGGTCGCCAACCTGGTGCTGGCGTCCCTATACGACGTGGACCCCCAGGCCAACGTCATCGTCAGCGACACGTCCCTGGCGGCGGAACTGCCCCAGATCAGCGAGGATGGCCTGAGCTACACCGTCAAGCTGAAGGACACGCCCAAGTGGACCGACGGCCGGCCCGTCACCGCCGAGGACGTAGCCTGGACCATCGAGATGTATGCCAACCCCGAGGTGGGGTCCCCCGCCATCGCCAGCTTCGACAAGGTGGACAAGGTGGAGGTGGTGGACCCGCAAACCGTCCGGGTGACCCTGAAGCAGGTTTACGCCCCGTTCCTCTACACCCTGGCGGAGTTGCAGCCGCTGCCAAAGCACGTCTTCGAGGGTGTTGCACCCAAGGACCTGCAGAAGCAGCCTTATGGCACCGACCCGTCCAAGACGGTGACCAACGGCCCGTGGAAGTGGACGGAGTGGACCCAGAAGCAGTACGTCACCCTGGAGCGCAACGAGAACTACTGGGGCCCGGAGCCGTACATTGACCGGGTGGTCTTCAAGATCTACGCCGATCAAAACACCCTGGCCCAGGCCATGCTGAACCGCGAGATCGACATCTTGCCCGGAGTGGATGTCAAGACCCTGCCGGCCCTGCAGGGCCAGTCAGGCATCCAGATCGTGGAAGCGCCGGGGCCGGTGTACGACTACCTGGGCTTCAACTTCAAGCCCGAAAACTTCCCGGACGGCTTCGTGCCCTGGGCCAGCCAGAAGACGCGGCAGGCCATTGCCTACGCCATCAACCGCCAGGGGATGGTCGACAGCATTCTCAAGGGCCATGGCCAGTTGCTCAACGGGCCCTTCCTGCCCGGCTCCTGGGCTGACGCCGGAACCGCCGTCAACTACGAGTACAACGTGGAGAAGGCCAAGCAACTGCTGGCGGAAGACGGCTGGCAGCCCGGGCCCGACGGCATTCTCCAGAAGGACGGACGCAAGTTCGAGTTCACCCTGCAGACCAACGCCGGCAACGAGCGGCGCGAGCAGGTGGCCGCGGTCATCCAGCAGAACCTGAAGGACGTCGGCATCAAGGTGAACATTGAGACCCTGGACTTCTCCAGCTGGGTCGAGAACTACATCCTCCCGGGCAAGTTCCAGGCCATCCTCATCGGATGGCGCTTGGCCCTGGACCCCGATGCCGAGTCCATCTTCAGCTCCAAGTACGTCCCGCCCAACGGCCAGAATGCCGGTTGGTACAAGAACGAGCAGATCGACCAGCTCTGGGTCGAGGGGTACTCAACCACCGACCAGGAGGAGCGCAAGCAGGTCTACGCCGAGATCGCGCGTCTGATCTCCCAGGACTTGCCCTACGTGTTCCTCTACACCCAGAACGTCATCGCCGCGTACAGCGATCGGGTCCAGTGGCAGGAAGCCGACAAGCCGGTGCTGACCCTGCCCGACGGCTGGCAGTACAACATGGAGAAGTGGTGGTTGTCCGACGCCCAGGGCGGGCAGTGA
- a CDS encoding ABC transporter ATP-binding protein → MSRGVAAAAGAAATGRTTRPLLEVQGLTAGFLTRQGPLVAVEDVSFHVGVGETVCLVGESGSGKSVTSLAIMRLLEYDNGTIFGGRILLDGTDLVTQSQEAMRRIRGRHVAMVFQEPMTALNPVFPIGDQIAEAVMLHEGKGRAEAWARAVEMLRLVGIPEPEVRVRQYPHQFSGGMRQRAMIAMALACRPRLLIADEPTTALDVTIQAQILDLLRRLKAELGMSILLITHDMGVAAEMADRIVVLYAGRVVEEGPVDRIFERPAHPYTMGLLASVPDLDRPRQRRLRAIPGSVPSLDRMPRGCRFHPRCPYAEERCRREEPPLRPWQDGHVACWLAEQVAAQAAVPVAGGGEPDQVRRDGAGEVHG, encoded by the coding sequence GTGAGCCGGGGCGTGGCGGCGGCCGCGGGAGCGGCCGCGACGGGGCGCACCACCCGGCCGTTGCTGGAGGTACAGGGCCTGACGGCCGGGTTCCTCACGCGCCAGGGGCCGCTGGTGGCGGTGGAGGACGTGTCCTTCCACGTGGGCGTGGGGGAGACGGTCTGCCTGGTGGGAGAGTCGGGCAGCGGCAAGAGCGTCACCTCCCTGGCCATCATGCGCCTCCTCGAGTACGATAACGGCACCATCTTCGGCGGCCGGATCCTGCTGGACGGCACCGACCTGGTGACCCAGAGCCAGGAGGCCATGCGCCGTATCCGCGGCCGTCACGTGGCCATGGTGTTCCAGGAGCCCATGACGGCCCTCAACCCCGTCTTTCCCATCGGCGACCAGATCGCCGAGGCGGTGATGCTCCACGAGGGCAAGGGCCGAGCGGAGGCCTGGGCCCGGGCGGTGGAGATGCTGCGCCTGGTGGGCATCCCGGAGCCCGAGGTGCGGGTCCGCCAGTACCCCCACCAGTTCTCCGGCGGCATGCGGCAACGGGCCATGATCGCCATGGCCCTGGCCTGCCGCCCGCGGCTGCTCATCGCCGACGAGCCCACCACCGCCCTGGACGTGACCATCCAGGCCCAGATCCTCGACCTGCTGCGCCGGCTGAAGGCGGAGCTGGGCATGTCCATCCTGCTGATCACCCACGACATGGGAGTGGCCGCCGAGATGGCCGATCGCATCGTCGTGCTGTACGCGGGCCGGGTGGTGGAGGAGGGGCCCGTGGACCGGATCTTCGAGCGGCCTGCCCACCCCTACACCATGGGCCTGCTGGCCTCGGTGCCCGACCTGGACCGCCCTCGCCAGCGGCGGCTGCGGGCCATCCCAGGTTCGGTGCCCAGCCTCGACCGCATGCCGCGCGGCTGCCGGTTCCACCCCCGCTGTCCCTACGCGGAAGAACGCTGCCGCCGGGAGGAGCCGCCCCTGCGTCCCTGGCAGGACGGGCACGTGGCCTGCTGGCTGGCGGAACAGGTGGCCGCCCAAGCGGCGGTGCCGGTGGCCGGCGGCGGCGAGCCGGACCAGGTGCGTCGGGACGGCGCGGGGGAGGTGCATGGCTGA
- the opp4C gene encoding oligopeptide ABC transporter permease — protein MSHPLPWHQPGLPDAPVQDEPAPADGGEPAGAPGDILWRIALRRFMANPWAVAGLLILLFFIGVAVAAPWIAPYPPDQIDLLNPDAPPSAEHWLGTDGIGRDILSRLIYGSRVSLVVGFSVAAGTVLLGSLVGALAGYFGGWVDTVLMRLIDVMLSFPALFLNILVLAIFGTDFKYLIMILVLTSWMGVARLVRGQFLQLREMQYVEAARAIGTPAWQIIVHHLLRNATAPLIVNATLMIGGAILAESALSFLGLGVQPPHTSWGQMLNNAQQYMLTNPMLAVYPGACIFLTVLAVNFVGDGIRDALDPRQKERVRRRWRVAVAFGRAPAPAVPAAAGGSGIRPGDGEVARLAGHGEAGGDGR, from the coding sequence ATGAGCCATCCCCTGCCCTGGCACCAGCCGGGCCTGCCCGATGCGCCGGTCCAGGACGAACCGGCTCCCGCCGACGGCGGTGAGCCGGCGGGTGCTCCCGGCGACATCCTGTGGCGCATCGCCCTGCGGCGTTTCATGGCCAATCCCTGGGCCGTGGCGGGCCTGCTGATCCTGCTCTTCTTCATTGGCGTGGCCGTGGCGGCACCCTGGATCGCCCCCTACCCGCCCGACCAGATCGACCTTCTGAACCCCGACGCCCCGCCCAGCGCGGAGCACTGGCTGGGCACCGACGGCATCGGCCGCGACATCCTGTCCCGGCTGATCTACGGTAGCCGCGTGTCCCTGGTGGTGGGCTTCAGCGTGGCGGCGGGCACGGTACTGCTGGGCTCGCTGGTGGGGGCCCTTGCGGGGTACTTCGGCGGCTGGGTGGACACGGTGCTGATGCGGCTAATCGACGTAATGTTGTCCTTCCCCGCCTTGTTTCTGAATATCCTGGTGCTGGCCATCTTTGGCACCGACTTCAAGTACCTGATCATGATCCTGGTGCTGACCAGCTGGATGGGGGTGGCCCGGCTGGTCCGAGGCCAGTTCCTCCAGTTGCGGGAGATGCAGTACGTGGAGGCCGCCCGCGCCATCGGTACCCCGGCCTGGCAGATCATCGTCCACCACCTGCTGCGGAATGCCACTGCGCCCCTGATCGTCAACGCCACGCTGATGATCGGCGGCGCCATCCTGGCGGAATCGGCTCTCTCCTTCCTGGGCCTGGGGGTCCAGCCGCCCCACACCAGCTGGGGGCAGATGCTGAACAACGCCCAGCAGTACATGCTGACCAATCCGATGCTGGCCGTGTACCCGGGCGCATGCATCTTCCTCACGGTGCTGGCGGTGAACTTCGTGGGGGACGGAATCCGCGACGCCCTGGACCCGCGCCAGAAGGAGCGGGTGCGTCGCCGCTGGCGGGTGGCCGTGGCCTTTGGCCGGGCCCCGGCGCCGGCCGTGCCGGCGGCGGCCGGCGGAAGCGGCATCCGGCCGGGGGACGGGGAGGTCGCCCGGTTGGCTGGGCATGGCGAGGCGGGAGGTGACGGCCGGTGA
- a CDS encoding ABC transporter ATP-binding protein — translation MEKLLEVRDLRVHFRTHGGEVQAVRGVSFDLHKGETLCIVGESGCGKSVTAQTIMRLIPMPPGRIVSGSIRFQGQDLVRLPEREMQKIRGRSMGMIFQDPMTSLNPTMTIGRQIAEPLIKHQGMRPDQARARAVELLQMVGIPNPEERVRQYPHQFSGGMRQRAMIAIALACNPALLIADEPTTALDVTIQAQILELMQDLKQRLGTAIILITHDLGVVARMADRIAVMYAGQIVEQGTAEEIFHHPKHPYTEALLRSIPRLDDRRERLQAIPGTPPDLFAPPAGCPFAARCPYTMRVCHDYDPELEEIRPGHYAKCWLHHPYAPVVGLNAEERGA, via the coding sequence ATGGAGAAGCTGTTGGAAGTTCGCGATCTGCGCGTCCATTTCCGTACCCACGGCGGCGAGGTCCAGGCGGTCCGCGGCGTCTCATTCGATCTGCACAAGGGCGAGACGCTATGCATCGTGGGCGAGTCGGGCTGCGGCAAGTCCGTCACCGCCCAGACCATCATGCGCCTGATTCCCATGCCGCCGGGGCGGATCGTCAGCGGGTCCATCCGGTTCCAGGGCCAGGACCTGGTCAGGCTGCCCGAGCGGGAGATGCAAAAGATCCGGGGGCGGTCCATGGGCATGATCTTCCAGGACCCGATGACCTCCCTCAACCCGACCATGACCATCGGGCGGCAGATCGCGGAGCCGCTGATCAAGCATCAGGGGATGCGGCCCGACCAGGCCCGGGCGCGGGCGGTGGAGTTGCTGCAGATGGTGGGGATCCCCAACCCCGAGGAGCGGGTGCGCCAGTACCCCCACCAGTTCTCGGGCGGCATGCGCCAGCGGGCCATGATCGCCATTGCCCTGGCCTGCAACCCGGCGCTGCTGATCGCCGACGAGCCCACCACGGCCCTGGACGTGACCATCCAGGCGCAGATCCTGGAACTGATGCAGGATCTCAAGCAGCGCCTGGGCACGGCCATCATCCTGATCACCCACGACCTGGGCGTGGTGGCGCGCATGGCGGACCGGATCGCCGTGATGTACGCGGGCCAGATCGTGGAGCAGGGGACGGCCGAGGAGATCTTCCACCATCCCAAGCACCCGTACACCGAAGCGCTGCTGCGGTCCATCCCGCGCCTCGACGACCGGCGCGAGCGGCTACAGGCCATCCCGGGCACGCCACCCGACCTGTTCGCACCGCCGGCGGGTTGCCCCTTTGCTGCCCGGTGCCCGTACACGATGCGGGTGTGCCACGACTACGACCCCGAGCTGGAGGAGATCCGGCCCGGGCACTACGCCAAGTGCTGGCTGCATCATCCCTACGCGCCGGTGGTGGGCCTGAACGCGGAGGAAAGGGGGGCGTGA
- a CDS encoding ABC transporter permease gives MAVNRAAPPAPAPTPALTPDMFQPAPVATGEAEAIVRPSLTFWQDAWIRFRANRLAMLGLVLLIFMALGSLLGPVISYRLLGHTFDFQDYANINKPPSAQFWFGTDQIGRDLFTRVWMGGRISLFIGIVAALLELVIGVLYGGISGYLGGRVDEIMMRIIDVLYGIPYLLLVILLLVVMDPGLPTIILAMGMTGWVGMARLVRGQILQLREMEFVLAARVLGVPTMPLILRHLVPNIMGPIIVSLTLTVPGAIFGEAFLSFIGLGVPPPRASWGTLINEAYTVMRIWPWQFAFPALALSITMFAFNAVGDGLRDALDPRLRAR, from the coding sequence ATGGCAGTGAACCGGGCGGCACCACCCGCACCGGCGCCGACGCCGGCGCTGACGCCGGACATGTTTCAACCGGCGCCCGTGGCCACGGGCGAGGCGGAGGCCATCGTCCGGCCGAGTCTGACCTTCTGGCAGGACGCGTGGATCCGCTTCCGCGCCAACCGCCTGGCCATGCTGGGCTTGGTGCTGCTGATTTTCATGGCCCTGGGGTCCCTGCTGGGCCCTGTCATCTCGTATCGGCTGCTGGGCCATACCTTCGACTTTCAGGACTATGCCAACATCAACAAACCGCCCTCGGCCCAGTTCTGGTTCGGCACGGACCAGATCGGCCGCGACCTGTTCACCCGGGTTTGGATGGGTGGGCGCATCTCCCTCTTCATCGGCATCGTGGCCGCCCTGCTGGAGCTCGTGATCGGCGTTCTGTATGGCGGGATCTCGGGCTATCTGGGCGGCCGGGTCGATGAGATCATGATGCGCATCATCGACGTCCTGTACGGCATCCCGTACCTGCTGCTGGTGATCCTGTTGCTGGTGGTGATGGACCCGGGACTGCCCACCATCATCCTGGCCATGGGGATGACCGGCTGGGTGGGCATGGCGCGGCTGGTACGCGGCCAGATCCTGCAACTGCGGGAGATGGAATTCGTCCTGGCGGCGCGGGTGCTGGGCGTTCCCACCATGCCGCTGATCCTGCGGCATCTGGTGCCCAACATCATGGGCCCCATCATCGTCAGCCTGACCTTGACCGTGCCGGGGGCCATCTTCGGCGAGGCGTTCCTGAGCTTCATCGGTCTGGGTGTGCCGCCGCCGCGGGCTAGCTGGGGCACGTTGATCAACGAGGCGTACACCGTCATGCGCATCTGGCCATGGCAGTTCGCCTTCCCGGCCCTGGCGCTGAGCATCACCATGTTCGCCTTCAACGCCGTGGGCGACGGCCTGCGGGACGCCCTTGACCCCCGCCTGCGGGCCCGGTAG
- a CDS encoding ABC transporter permease, translated as MAEYLVRRVVQSLLVLWLVSVVTFAIIHLAPGGPIQYFLQPGLSPAAIQQQIKNLGLDRPIPVQYLDWLGDLLRGDLGHTFKGYMPVAQIIWPTFKNTLILMTTAWVLTLVIAIPWGVYNSARQYGFSDTLASLVGYAGFAMPSFWLGIILQETFALKLKWFPLSNMYTYGREGDVLDLLHHMVLPVTTLVIINLAAYLKYARASMLEVLGQDYIRTARAKGVPERRVIFRHALRNALIPVITILGLDLPFVVSGAALTEAVFNWPGMGQLFVQMAFAREYQVLMAITLIVTVVVVLGNLLADILYAVVDPRVRLTGKGVQSA; from the coding sequence TTGGCGGAATACCTGGTGCGCCGGGTTGTGCAGTCGCTGCTGGTCTTGTGGCTGGTCTCCGTGGTGACCTTCGCGATCATTCACCTGGCGCCCGGCGGTCCCATTCAGTACTTCTTGCAGCCGGGGCTGTCACCGGCGGCCATCCAGCAGCAGATCAAGAACCTGGGCCTGGACCGGCCTATTCCCGTGCAGTACCTGGACTGGTTGGGCGACCTGCTCCGGGGTGACCTCGGCCATACCTTCAAGGGATATATGCCGGTGGCCCAGATCATCTGGCCCACCTTCAAGAACACCCTGATCCTGATGACCACGGCGTGGGTGCTGACCCTGGTGATTGCCATCCCTTGGGGCGTGTACAACAGCGCCCGCCAGTACGGTTTTTCAGACACCCTGGCGTCCCTCGTAGGCTATGCCGGGTTTGCTATGCCGTCCTTCTGGCTGGGCATCATCCTTCAGGAAACCTTTGCCCTGAAGCTCAAGTGGTTTCCCCTTTCCAACATGTACACCTACGGCCGTGAGGGCGACGTGTTGGACCTGCTCCACCACATGGTGCTGCCCGTCACCACCCTTGTGATCATCAATCTGGCGGCCTATCTGAAGTACGCCCGGGCCAGCATGCTGGAGGTACTGGGGCAGGACTACATTCGCACCGCCCGGGCCAAGGGTGTACCGGAGCGCCGGGTGATCTTCCGCCACGCCCTGCGCAACGCTCTCATCCCCGTGATCACCATCCTGGGATTGGATCTGCCCTTCGTGGTGTCCGGGGCGGCCTTGACGGAGGCCGTCTTCAACTGGCCGGGCATGGGACAGCTGTTCGTCCAGATGGCCTTTGCCCGGGAGTATCAGGTGCTGATGGCCATCACCCTGATCGTCACCGTGGTGGTGGTCCTGGGTAACCTGTTGGCCGACATCCTTTACGCCGTGGTGGACCCGCGGGTCCGCCTGACGGGCAAGGGGGTGCAGTCGGCATGA